DNA sequence from the Pseudomonas tritici genome:
GGCTTCAAGGAAGACTTCCAGGGCGTCCGGCGGGATGTACAAGTCCAGCGGCATTTCCAGCACGGCCTGGCCGTACACCATTGCAAATGGCAGTTCCTGCTGGGCGCCGGCCTGGCTGTCGACGGTTTCCACAGACGACATTCAGGCCTCAACCATAAATGGAGCAGGGTCGCCGCAACCCACACGGATGACCTCGGGTTCGCCGTCGGCCAGGTTGATCACCGTAGAGGCTTTGCCACCGCCGAAGCCGCCGTCGATGATCAGGTCCACCTGTTTTTCCAGGAGCTGGCGCATTTCGTACGGGTCTTCCAGCGGTTCGCTGTCGCCGGGCATGATCAACGACACGCTCATCAGTGGCTCACCCAGCTCGGCCAGCAGCGCCAGGGCAATCGGATGCTCCGGCACGCGCAGACCGATGGTACGTTTCTTCGGGTGCAGCAGCAGGCGCGGCACTTCGCGGGTGGCGTTGAGAATGAAGGTGTAGGGTCCAGGCGTGTGAGCCTTGAGCAGGCGGAAGGTGCCGGTGTCGACCTTGGCGAACAGCCCCAGTTGGGACAAGTCGCTGCAGATCAGCGCAAAGTTGTGGTTCTTGTCCAGGTCACGCAGGCGTCTTACACGCTCTACCGCGCCCTTGTCGCCGATCTGGCAACCAATAGCGTAGGACGAATCCGTTGGGTAGATCACCACGCCGCCGGCGCGAATGATCTCGACGGCCTGTTTGATCAGGCGCGCCTGGGGGTTTTCCGGATGAATCTGGAAAAATTGACTCACGTGTTCTACCTGTTCAGACGGTGGCAATAATGGGGTCATGCTTGAATCGCCCCCACAAGAGCGGCAAATCCTCCGGGACCTGGCGATACTCGCCGATCTCGGACCAGCCGCCTGGGCCATGAAAGTCACTGCCGGCACTGACCAGCAGACCAAATTCGCGAGCAAGAATCGCCAGGCTGCCCACCTGTTCGGCGGGTTGATGCCCGTTGACCACTTCAATCGCGTGACCACCCGCACCAATATAGTCGCTGATCAGCTTGCGGCGCTTGCTGCGGGTGAAATCGTAATGCCAAGGGTGCGCCAGGCTGACCCAGGCCCCGGAGGCGCGCAGGGTCTCGACGGTGTCTTCCAGGGTCGGCCAGTGCAACTTCACATCCCCCAACTTGCCGGCGCCCAGCCATTTGCGAAAGGCTTCGGCACGGTCTTTAACAAAACCTTCACGTACCATCCAGTCGGCAAAATGCGGCCGGGCCGGTGCGTTGCCGCTGTCGCCCAGTTCCTGCTGGATGGCGCGGGCGCCGTCGAGGGCATTGGGCATGCCTTTAAGGCTGAGTTTTCGGCTTATTTCTTCGGACCGCAGCCAACGGCCATCGTGCAAATTAGCGATGGCCTGCACCAGTGCCGGGGCTTTCTGATCAAACCCGTAGCCAAGCACATGAATGGTGGCGCCGCCCCAGGTGCAGGACAATTCCACGCCGTTGACCAGCTGCATGCCCAGCGCGTGCGCGGTTTCGCGGGCTTCGTCCAGCCCTTCGAGGGTGTCGTGGTCGGTCAACGAAAGGACTCGCACGCCTTTTTCAAACGCACGCGCAACCAGTACCGCAGGCGCCAGGGCGCCGTCGGAGGCCGTGCTGTGGCAGTGCAAATCAACATTCACGGGGCTTTGTAACCTCAAGTCAGCTGGCGCTTTCGCTACCAAGGATGTTTGTTATTATGCCGCCACATCCAGCTTCTGGCTCTTACTGTGAAACAATTCATCGACTTCATCCCGCTGTTGCTGTTTTTCATCGTTTACAAACTCGACCCCAGGGTCATTGATCTGGCCGGCCATGAGCTGACGTTCGGGGGCATCTACAGCGCCACCGCCGTGCTTATCATCAGTTCCCTCGTGGTCTACGGCGCCCTCTTCATCTCCCAGCGCAAACTGGAAAAAAGCCAATGGCTGACTTTAGTCGCGTGCCTGGTCTTCGGCAGCCTGACCCTGGCCTTCCACAGTGAAACCTTCCTTAAATGGAAAGCCCCGGTGGTGAACTGGCTGTTCGCCCTGGCGTTCATCGGCAGCCACTTCATCGGTGACCGCCTGCTGATCAAGCGAATCATGGGCCATGCGCTGACCCTCCCGGAGCCGGTGTGGGTGCGTTTGAACGTGGCCTGGATCGTGTTTTTCCTGTTCTGCGGTGCTGCCAACCTGTTCGTGGCGTTCACCTTCCAGGACTACTGGGTCGACTTCAAAGTCTTCGGCAGCCTTGGCATGACCGTGCTGTTCCTGGTTGCCCAGGGTATTTACCTGTCGCGCCATCTGCATGACACCGACCCTACCACGCCAAAAACCGAGGACTGACATGCTCTACGCCATCATTGCTACCGACGTTGCCAACTCGCTGGAAAAGCGCCTTTCCGTGCGCCCGGCTCACGTCGAGCGCCTCAAACAGCTGCAAGCCGAAGGCCGTATCGTATTGGCCGGCCCGCATCCGGCAGTGGACAGCAATGACCCGGGCGATGCCGGTTTCACCGGTAGCCTGATCGTCGCCGAGTTCGCCTCCCTGGCCGATGCCCAGGCTTGGGCCAAGGCCGATCCTTATGTTGCAGCAGGCGTTTACGCTGACGTCGTGATCAAGCCGTTCAAGCAAGTCCTGCCTTGACTCAGGTCGCGCCGAACCATTTCAGTTCGGCGCGCTCCTAATTGCTCATTATTCTGGGTAACCTGCCGACAACGTTCTGAATATTCGTGTGGAATCAGGAGTTCCGATGCGCTTACGTCAGTTGTGTCTGTTGGTAGTGTTAATGATCGGGGCTACGGCCCACGCTGAAGAAACCTCGAACACCGGCAGTTCCACGCCCCTGTCCCTGAGTGCCGGCGCCCAGATCACCGAGTTGCAGCAACGTTTGAAAGAAAGCGAACGCCAGCGTGAAGAACTGGGCAAGCAGCTGCAAAGTGCGGATGCCTCCCGCGAAAGCGCCCAATTGAGTCGCCTTCGCCAAGAGAACCAACGCCTGGCCCAGCAACTCAAAGATTCACAGGGCGGCGCCTTGAACCGCTGGCTGACCGAGCAACAGCAATGGTTTGTCACCGGAGGGGCCGTCGCTCTGATCGCCCTGCTGTGCGGGATCTTCGCCAGCGGTGGGCACCGTCGCCGTCGACAATGGCTAAATTGAGTGAGTCATGAGCGAGCTGTTACTGATAGATGATGACCAGGAGCTCTGCGAGCTGCTGACCAGTTGGCTGAGCCAGGAAGGCTTCCAGGTGCGCGCCTGCCATGACGGCTTGAGCGCCCGCAAAGCCTTGGCCGACAGCGCCCCGGCAGCGGTGGTGCTCGACGTGATGCTGCCCGACGGCAGCGGGCTGGAGCTGCTCAAGCAATTGCGCAACGACCACCCGGAGCTGCCGGTGCTGATGCTCTCGGCCCGCGGCGAACCCCTGGACCGCATCCTCGGCCTGGAACTGGGCGCCGACGATTACCTGGCCAAACCCTGCGACCCACGCGAGCTTACCGCTCGCCTGCGCGCCGTTCTGCGCCGCAGCCACCCGGCCGCCGTGTCCTCACAGCTGGAACTGGGCGACTTGTGCTTCAGCCCGGTGCGCGGCGTGGTCAGCATCGATGAACAGGAATTCACCCTCACCGTCTCCGAAAGTCGTCTGCTGGAAGCCCTGCTACGCCAGCCCGGCGAGCCGCTGGACAAACAGGAACTGGCGCAGATCGCCCTGGGCCGCAAGTTGACCCTTTACGATCGCAGCCTGGACATGCACGTCAGCAACCTGCGCAAAAAGATCGGCCCGCACCCGGATGGCCGGCCGCGGATCGTGGCGTTGCGTAGCCGTGGTTACTATTACAGCCTCTAAGCGCTAACCCTGTGGGAGCTGTCGAGCTTTAGCGAGGCTGCGATGGGATCGACTCGGTGCATCTGTGATACCGAGCCGATCCCATCGCAGGCAAACCAGCTCCCACAGGCGATACACCCAGCGCTGATAGTTTTGTCAGTTACCGACAAAATCCTCTTTACCGAAGCTTTACCCACACCTGACCGCCGCTGACCTTGATCTCCGTAATCTACTCACATCCGGAATCACCGGAATAGAGACAGGAGAATCACCATGCGCAAGACCCTTATCGCTTTGATGTTCGCCGCTGCCCTGCCGACCGTTGCCATGGCAGCAATGCCAGAAGGCCCAGGCCCAGGCCCAGGGCCGATGGGTGGCCCGGAAGGTCACATGATGGGTGGCCCGGGCCACGGCGGTGAACACGGTCCGCGTGGCAAAGGCGGCCCCTTCAGCCAGCTGGACCTGAGCAAGGAACAGCGCCAGCAAATCGGCAAACTGATGGGCGACCAATGGCACGCTCGCAAAGACCTGACCAAGAAGTACTTGGACAAACTGC
Encoded proteins:
- a CDS encoding L-threonylcarbamoyladenylate synthase, with product MSQFFQIHPENPQARLIKQAVEIIRAGGVVIYPTDSSYAIGCQIGDKGAVERVRRLRDLDKNHNFALICSDLSQLGLFAKVDTGTFRLLKAHTPGPYTFILNATREVPRLLLHPKKRTIGLRVPEHPIALALLAELGEPLMSVSLIMPGDSEPLEDPYEMRQLLEKQVDLIIDGGFGGGKASTVINLADGEPEVIRVGCGDPAPFMVEA
- a CDS encoding PHP domain-containing protein, with translation MNVDLHCHSTASDGALAPAVLVARAFEKGVRVLSLTDHDTLEGLDEARETAHALGMQLVNGVELSCTWGGATIHVLGYGFDQKAPALVQAIANLHDGRWLRSEEISRKLSLKGMPNALDGARAIQQELGDSGNAPARPHFADWMVREGFVKDRAEAFRKWLGAGKLGDVKLHWPTLEDTVETLRASGAWVSLAHPWHYDFTRSKRRKLISDYIGAGGHAIEVVNGHQPAEQVGSLAILAREFGLLVSAGSDFHGPGGWSEIGEYRQVPEDLPLLWGRFKHDPIIATV
- a CDS encoding septation protein A, with amino-acid sequence MKQFIDFIPLLLFFIVYKLDPRVIDLAGHELTFGGIYSATAVLIISSLVVYGALFISQRKLEKSQWLTLVACLVFGSLTLAFHSETFLKWKAPVVNWLFALAFIGSHFIGDRLLIKRIMGHALTLPEPVWVRLNVAWIVFFLFCGAANLFVAFTFQDYWVDFKVFGSLGMTVLFLVAQGIYLSRHLHDTDPTTPKTED
- a CDS encoding YciI family protein, which gives rise to MLYAIIATDVANSLEKRLSVRPAHVERLKQLQAEGRIVLAGPHPAVDSNDPGDAGFTGSLIVAEFASLADAQAWAKADPYVAAGVYADVVIKPFKQVLP
- a CDS encoding translation initiation factor 2, producing the protein MRLRQLCLLVVLMIGATAHAEETSNTGSSTPLSLSAGAQITELQQRLKESERQREELGKQLQSADASRESAQLSRLRQENQRLAQQLKDSQGGALNRWLTEQQQWFVTGGAVALIALLCGIFASGGHRRRRQWLN
- a CDS encoding response regulator transcription factor; the encoded protein is MSELLLIDDDQELCELLTSWLSQEGFQVRACHDGLSARKALADSAPAAVVLDVMLPDGSGLELLKQLRNDHPELPVLMLSARGEPLDRILGLELGADDYLAKPCDPRELTARLRAVLRRSHPAAVSSQLELGDLCFSPVRGVVSIDEQEFTLTVSESRLLEALLRQPGEPLDKQELAQIALGRKLTLYDRSLDMHVSNLRKKIGPHPDGRPRIVALRSRGYYYSL
- a CDS encoding LTXXQ domain protein yields the protein MRKTLIALMFAAALPTVAMAAMPEGPGPGPGPMGGPEGHMMGGPGHGGEHGPRGKGGPFSQLDLSKEQRQQIGKLMGDQWHARKDLTKKYLDKLPAADQKAMQDEIAAGKQKTQADIRAVLKPDQQKKFDEIVKKQEQRRAEWKEFQAWKAQQPQKAQ